One genomic window of Deinococcus deserti VCD115 includes the following:
- a CDS encoding chemotaxis protein CheB: MTDFPLVVIGASAGGVSALMKLCAQLPSSFPAAVLVVQHVSPAHPSMLPRILSAAGTLHAIHPRDGQTLHPGMIYVAPPDHHLLVDGETVLLSRGPRENRSRPAIDVLFRSAAVEAGSRVIGVVLTGNLDDGTSGLHVIKQAGGLAVVQDPDDAEFASMPRSALNAVKVDHVAPLSELGALLASLVDDRARNHRPTPLASEDVRRLEVELGVAREEHALSKGVTRLGAPSPLTCPECHGTLIEIREGTLVRFRCHSGHAYTAGTLLTEVSESVESKAYQALRALGETVILLRQLSDQRQKQGDPAGAEAFLARAREVEASSEGIRALVRTTRALSVEKVERPDFDG, encoded by the coding sequence ATGACGGACTTTCCCCTGGTGGTCATTGGGGCCTCAGCTGGTGGTGTCTCGGCCCTGATGAAACTCTGTGCCCAACTTCCCAGCTCCTTTCCGGCCGCAGTGCTGGTGGTCCAGCACGTCTCCCCGGCCCATCCCAGCATGCTCCCCAGAATCCTCAGTGCCGCTGGCACCCTGCACGCCATCCATCCCCGTGATGGCCAGACGCTGCATCCTGGAATGATCTACGTCGCTCCGCCTGACCATCACCTGCTGGTGGATGGTGAAACCGTCCTGCTGTCCCGGGGCCCCAGAGAAAACCGCTCCCGTCCCGCCATTGACGTTCTGTTCCGCTCGGCGGCAGTCGAGGCAGGGAGCCGCGTGATCGGGGTGGTCCTGACTGGAAACCTGGATGATGGCACGTCCGGCCTTCATGTCATCAAACAGGCCGGCGGTCTGGCCGTGGTGCAGGACCCGGATGACGCAGAGTTCGCCTCGATGCCACGTAGCGCTCTGAATGCTGTGAAGGTTGACCACGTTGCGCCGCTCTCGGAACTGGGAGCGCTGCTGGCTAGCCTGGTGGATGACCGAGCCAGGAACCACAGACCTACACCGCTGGCCTCTGAGGACGTACGCCGCCTTGAAGTTGAGCTGGGGGTTGCCCGGGAAGAGCATGCCCTGAGCAAAGGGGTGACCCGGCTGGGCGCACCGTCGCCGCTGACCTGTCCGGAGTGTCACGGCACCTTGATCGAGATTCGGGAAGGCACCCTTGTGAGGTTCCGGTGCCACTCTGGTCATGCCTACACGGCAGGCACCCTGCTGACCGAAGTCAGTGAGTCGGTTGAGTCCAAGGCTTATCAGGCGTTGCGGGCACTGGGAGAAACGGTGATTCTGCTCCGGCAACTGAGCGATCAGCGCCAGAAGCAGGGCGACCCGGCGGGAGCAGAAGCATTTCTGGCGCGGGCCCGTGAGGTGGAGGCCAGCAGTGAAGGCATCCGCGCCCTGGTGCGGACAACCAGAGCCCTGAGTGTCGAGAAGGTAGAGCGGCCGGACTTCGACGGCTGA